In Tamandua tetradactyla isolate mTamTet1 chromosome 7, mTamTet1.pri, whole genome shotgun sequence, the following are encoded in one genomic region:
- the LOC143690007 gene encoding olfactory receptor 9S13-like, with protein sequence MKSELSKNYSELTEFVLLGFRRSPEIQIQLFALLFIYIVIVVGNISMIVAIKIDLRLHTPMYFFLRNLSYLDLCYSTVIAPKTLADFLFKEKKISYNGCVTQFFFFALFAGTECFLLAVMAYDRFSAICSPFLYTVRMSPQTCVPLVIGSYISGCINSMIQTGFTFSLCFCGENRLGHFFCDVPALIKISCSDTFVNEIVLFVLSALIIVTTTTVILVSYAYILSTVLKIPSTQGKSKTFSTCSSHITAVSLFYGTLFFMYAQAGAISSPEKNKIITVFYTLIIPMLNPLIYSLRNREVKNALKRILLRISF encoded by the coding sequence ATGAAGAGTGAGCTGAGTAAGAATTACTCAGAGTTGACAGAGTTTGTTCTGCTGGGATTCAGAAGATCTCCGGAAATACAGATTCAATTATTTGCACTGCTCTTCATCTACATAGTCATTGTAGTGGGAAATATCAGCATGATAGTTGCCATTAAAATAGATCTCAGACTTCACACTCCTATGTATTTCTTTCTAAGAAATTTGTCCTATTTAGACCTCTGTTACTCCACAGTCATTGCTCCTAAAACTCTGGCTGATTTCTTGTTCAAGGAGAAGAAAATTTCTTACAATGGCTGTGTGACacagttctttttctttgctctctttGCTGGAACTGAATGTTTTCTTCTGGCGGTGATGGCATATGATCGCTTCTCAGCCATTTGCTCGCCTTTCCTCTATACTGTACGCATGTCTCCGCAGACTTGTGTTCCTTTGGTGATTGGCTCCTATATCAGTGGATGCATCAACTCCATGATCCAAACAGGTTTCACCTTCAGTTTGTGTTTCTGTGGAGAAAACAGACTGGGCCACTTTTTCTGTGATGTCCCAGCTTTGATCAAGATCTCATGTTCTGACACCTTTGTGAATGAGATTGTGCTGTTTGTTCTCTCTGCTCTCATCATCGTCACCACCACAACTGTCATTCTGGTTTCCTATGCTTATATCCTCTCCACCGTCCTGAAGATCCCCTCAACCCAGGGCAAGAGTAAGACCTTCTCCACCTGCAGCTCTCACATCACTGCGGTGAGTTTATTCTATGGAACTCTGTTCTTCATGTACGCCCAGGCTGGGGCCATCTCCTCTCCGgagaaaaataagattattaCCGTGTTCTATACTCTTATCATCCCTATGTTAAACCCTCTGATTTATAGTCTAAGGAATAGGGAAGTAAAAAATGCTCTGAAAAGAATATTGTTAAGAATATCTTTTTGA